From the genome of Mycobacterium dioxanotrophicus, one region includes:
- a CDS encoding TetR/AcrR family transcriptional regulator, whose translation MSSSTVATVTCLHDAYGRRAHTCRRVFGAAAQLLEGDADVSVSRLAAQAQMAPATLRAHFPSLEVVFAELYLHRVTTLPLDIDPDIGIADRVSDQLTAMTLLLADEPRLARMCTRVLVSTDDDAIADVRSRISDEVRRRISTALGTGAWPEVLATLESVFWGALLQAQTGPMTYRQAARQLQTMVALIVPQAGVDTCPR comes from the coding sequence ATGTCCAGCTCGACGGTGGCGACAGTCACCTGTCTGCATGACGCCTACGGTCGGCGCGCACATACGTGCCGCCGCGTCTTCGGTGCCGCGGCACAACTGCTCGAGGGCGATGCCGACGTTTCGGTGTCGCGGTTGGCCGCACAGGCCCAGATGGCGCCCGCGACGTTGCGTGCCCACTTCCCGTCGCTCGAGGTGGTGTTCGCCGAGCTCTACCTACATCGGGTCACGACACTGCCGCTCGACATCGACCCAGACATTGGCATTGCCGACCGGGTCAGCGACCAGCTCACAGCGATGACCCTGCTGCTGGCCGACGAGCCCAGGTTGGCCCGCATGTGCACCCGCGTGCTGGTGAGTACCGATGACGACGCGATTGCCGACGTCCGATCACGCATCTCCGATGAGGTACGCCGGCGGATTTCGACGGCGCTGGGAACCGGCGCCTGGCCAGAAGTGCTCGCGACGCTGGAGTCTGTCTTCTGGGGCGCGCTGCTGCAGGCCCAGACCGGCCCGATGACCTACCGGCAAGCGGCCCGGCAACTGCAAACCATGGTCGCGCTCATCGTGCCGCAGGCCGGAGTCGACACCTGCCCGCGATGA
- the atzF gene encoding allophanate hydrolase produces MSELASKSSAMNDVSEIYRRIENSGRSEVFIHLRQQADVERDRRRATGPLAGLLLAVKDNVDVAGVPTTAACPGFSYCPDADAPAVAALKAAGAVVIGKTNLDQFATGLVGTRSPYGAVRDSRRPEYISGGSSSGSAVAVALGFADIAIGTDTAGSGRVPAGLQGLVGIKPTIGVVSTEGVVPACASYDCVTIFATDLATAQAAMAVMSSGAPQRSWPADIPLAAPPAPRVAVPAELPELDAAWRSAFEAAVHRARAAGCDTVPVAMDSFFTAADLLYNGALVAERWDAAGGFVSRAIPDAGLDPTVAAIIMAAGRHSAADLLRDRRRVQELRSEALAQLAGCDALLVPTAPTHPRIADVAADPVAVNARMGRYTNFCNLFDMCAVAIPAGTVADGAQFGITLLAPAFHDAVIADLAGRLLGEPSAAGWPERGGAAVTELAVFGAHLRGQPLEHQLTSRGARWVGAVKTAPHYRLYALDTVPAKPGLVRVTQGGATIVGERWALSRAALGDFLDELPQPMMLGKVELDDGSWITGFGCDHAAAEHGRDITQYGGWLAALAG; encoded by the coding sequence ATGAGTGAGCTCGCGAGCAAATCATCGGCCATGAATGACGTCAGCGAGATCTACCGGCGCATCGAGAACAGCGGCCGCAGTGAGGTCTTCATCCACCTGCGCCAGCAGGCCGACGTCGAGCGTGACCGCCGACGTGCGACGGGTCCCTTGGCCGGGCTGTTGTTGGCGGTGAAAGACAACGTCGATGTGGCCGGTGTACCCACCACGGCGGCGTGCCCAGGCTTCAGTTACTGTCCCGATGCCGACGCACCGGCGGTCGCCGCTCTCAAGGCCGCCGGTGCCGTCGTCATCGGGAAGACCAACCTGGACCAGTTCGCCACCGGACTGGTCGGAACCCGCAGTCCCTATGGTGCCGTACGAGATTCACGTCGGCCCGAATACATTTCGGGCGGATCGAGCTCAGGTTCGGCGGTCGCGGTCGCGCTGGGGTTCGCCGACATCGCGATCGGTACCGACACCGCCGGATCCGGGCGGGTGCCCGCCGGACTACAGGGTCTGGTCGGGATCAAGCCGACCATCGGCGTCGTGAGCACGGAAGGCGTCGTGCCTGCGTGCGCCAGCTATGACTGCGTGACCATCTTCGCGACCGACCTGGCGACCGCACAGGCTGCCATGGCGGTCATGAGTTCGGGTGCGCCGCAACGAAGCTGGCCTGCCGACATTCCGCTGGCCGCACCGCCTGCTCCGCGCGTCGCAGTGCCTGCGGAATTACCCGAACTCGATGCCGCCTGGCGCTCGGCTTTCGAGGCGGCGGTGCATCGAGCACGGGCGGCGGGATGCGACACCGTGCCCGTGGCCATGGACTCGTTCTTCACCGCCGCCGACCTGCTGTACAACGGCGCGCTTGTTGCCGAACGCTGGGATGCAGCAGGGGGGTTCGTGTCACGCGCTATCCCCGACGCGGGATTGGACCCGACCGTCGCAGCCATCATCATGGCAGCGGGCAGGCACTCGGCGGCAGATCTGCTGCGGGACCGCCGCCGGGTGCAGGAGTTGCGATCCGAGGCGCTGGCACAACTTGCCGGCTGCGACGCGCTCTTGGTGCCCACCGCACCCACACATCCACGTATCGCCGACGTCGCGGCCGACCCGGTGGCGGTGAACGCCCGCATGGGCCGCTACACCAACTTCTGCAACCTGTTCGACATGTGTGCGGTCGCCATTCCTGCCGGAACCGTCGCCGACGGCGCGCAGTTCGGTATCACGCTGCTGGCTCCGGCTTTTCACGACGCCGTCATTGCCGACCTCGCCGGCCGTCTCCTCGGTGAGCCGTCAGCTGCCGGTTGGCCTGAGCGCGGCGGGGCAGCGGTCACGGAGCTCGCCGTGTTCGGCGCGCACCTGCGGGGCCAGCCGTTGGAGCACCAATTGACCAGTCGAGGTGCCCGGTGGGTCGGCGCCGTCAAAACCGCGCCGCACTACCGGCTGTACGCCCTCGATACCGTCCCAGCCAAACCCGGGTTGGTTCGCGTCACGCAAGGTGGCGCGACCATCGTGGGGGAGCGGTGGGCGTTGTCGCGGGCCGCTCTCGGCGACTTCCTCGATGAACTGCCCCAGCCGATGATGCTCGGCAAGGTCGAGCTCGACGACGGTTCTTGGATCACCGGATTCGGTTGCGACCATGCCGCTGCCGAGCACGGCCGGGACATCACCCAATACGGCGGATGGTTGGCAGCGCTTGCGGGCTGA
- a CDS encoding 5-oxoprolinase/urea amidolyase family protein yields the protein MRGVEVVRPGMATTVQDWPGRVGYWQIGVPPSGPMDDVSFRLANIAVGNPEGTPGLEATMAGPALRFDTDTWVCVTGAPAPVTIDGMRIPQWEPALVRANQILDVGTVAGAGLRSYIAVAGGLRADEYLGSAATFTLGRFGGHEGRVLCVADKLEIADAPGARRRRILYDEQPAIGKHWYIAVTVGPHSAPEFFTDSDIDILLQHDYEVHFNSDRTGVRLIGPKPEWARPDGGEAGLHPSNIHDNAYSVGSLDFTGDTPILLGPDGPSLGGFVCPVTVTAADRWKLGQLAPGATVRFVPVRADAAPSPATVGRSRRAFIPAVFSSGGDEDNGILHRTTSSDGSTTVTYRRCGDDNVLVEYGEMRLDLALRARVHALHHALEQERPAGLVDLTPGVRSLQVKVDPARLPLSKLVPLLTEREASLPAAHDLVVPSRTVRLPLSWDDPATREAIERYMHGVRSDAPWCPWNIEFIRRMNGLESTADVHRIIYDAEYLVLGLGDVYLGAPVATPLDPRHRLVTTKYNPARTWTPANAVGIGGAYLCIYGMEGPGGYQFVGRTTQIWNHRHPLRAQGFEPEHPWLLRFFDRIRWYPVSADELLDLRADMAAGRGRVEIADGTFSLAEHDRFLEANAGDIAATRAAMEAARAEERQRWAAAGEFAKKESA from the coding sequence GTGCGGGGGGTGGAGGTCGTCCGGCCCGGCATGGCCACCACCGTCCAAGACTGGCCGGGGCGGGTCGGCTACTGGCAGATCGGAGTTCCGCCGTCAGGACCCATGGACGATGTGTCATTCCGGTTGGCCAACATCGCGGTGGGCAATCCCGAAGGCACGCCGGGGCTCGAGGCCACCATGGCCGGCCCCGCGTTGCGCTTCGACACCGACACCTGGGTGTGTGTCACCGGCGCGCCGGCCCCGGTCACGATCGACGGGATGCGGATACCGCAATGGGAGCCGGCGCTGGTGCGGGCCAATCAGATCCTCGACGTTGGTACGGTCGCCGGCGCCGGTTTGCGCTCGTACATCGCGGTGGCCGGTGGGCTGCGTGCTGACGAATATCTCGGCAGTGCTGCGACATTCACCCTCGGCCGGTTCGGTGGACACGAGGGCCGGGTGCTGTGCGTCGCCGACAAACTCGAAATTGCCGATGCCCCGGGGGCCCGGCGTCGGCGCATCCTGTACGACGAGCAACCCGCCATCGGCAAGCACTGGTACATCGCGGTCACGGTGGGCCCGCATTCAGCACCAGAGTTCTTCACCGACAGTGATATCGACATCCTGTTGCAGCACGACTATGAAGTGCACTTCAATTCCGACCGCACCGGGGTGCGTTTGATCGGTCCGAAACCCGAATGGGCCCGGCCCGACGGTGGCGAGGCTGGACTGCACCCGTCGAACATCCACGACAACGCCTACTCGGTCGGATCGCTCGACTTCACCGGGGACACACCGATTCTGCTGGGGCCCGACGGTCCCAGCCTGGGCGGCTTCGTCTGCCCGGTCACCGTCACCGCCGCCGATCGGTGGAAGCTTGGTCAGCTCGCGCCCGGCGCCACGGTGCGGTTCGTCCCGGTGCGGGCCGATGCGGCACCGTCACCCGCCACCGTCGGCAGGTCGCGGCGCGCCTTCATTCCGGCCGTGTTCTCCTCCGGTGGTGACGAGGACAACGGAATCCTGCACCGGACAACCTCATCCGACGGATCGACGACGGTGACATACCGGCGCTGCGGTGACGACAACGTGCTCGTCGAGTACGGGGAGATGCGTCTCGATCTGGCGCTGCGGGCTCGTGTGCATGCCTTGCACCATGCGCTGGAACAGGAACGGCCCGCCGGCCTGGTCGACCTCACGCCAGGCGTGCGCTCGTTGCAGGTGAAGGTGGACCCGGCCCGGCTGCCGCTGTCGAAGCTGGTGCCCCTGTTGACCGAGCGGGAGGCGTCGTTGCCCGCAGCGCATGATCTCGTCGTGCCCAGCCGCACCGTGCGGCTGCCATTGAGTTGGGACGATCCCGCGACTCGTGAGGCGATCGAGCGGTACATGCACGGCGTGCGGTCGGATGCGCCGTGGTGCCCCTGGAACATCGAGTTCATTCGCCGGATGAACGGCCTGGAGTCAACCGCCGACGTACACCGGATCATCTACGACGCAGAGTATCTCGTACTCGGCTTGGGTGACGTGTATCTCGGTGCGCCGGTGGCGACTCCGCTGGACCCACGACACCGGCTGGTGACCACCAAGTACAACCCGGCTCGCACCTGGACTCCGGCGAACGCTGTGGGCATCGGCGGGGCGTACCTGTGCATCTACGGCATGGAGGGCCCTGGCGGCTATCAGTTCGTCGGGCGCACGACCCAGATCTGGAATCACCGTCATCCGCTTCGCGCCCAGGGGTTCGAACCTGAACATCCTTGGCTACTTCGGTTTTTCGACCGTATCCGGTGGTATCCGGTCTCCGCCGACGAGTTGCTCGACCTGCGGGCCGACATGGCTGCCGGGCGCGGCCGCGTCGAGATCGCCGACGGGACCTTCTCACTGGCCGAACACGATCGGTTCCTGGAGGCCAATGCCGGCGACATCGCCGCCACTCGCGCGGCGATGGAGGCCGCCCGCGCCGAGGAACGGCAGCGGTGGGCCGCGGCAGGGGAGTTCGCCAAGAAGGAGTCCGCATGA
- a CDS encoding urea amidolyase associated protein UAAP2, with amino-acid sequence MTVLVAETIVDEIVPPRAPWSKTVRAGDVLTIVDLHGNQAVDTLFYGTDDRTVRYSAPVTIAMQGNIFLTTGSVLRDSDGAPMLTIVEDEVGNHDTLGGACSQESNTLRYGHHTKHQHACVENFIGEGARWGLTKADIVSNINFFMNVPVDPDGSLGIVDGLSAPGKKLSLRAEIDTLVLVSNCPQINNPCNGFDPTAVRMVVTRP; translated from the coding sequence ATGACTGTGCTTGTTGCCGAGACCATCGTTGACGAGATCGTTCCGCCGCGAGCGCCGTGGTCGAAGACTGTGCGCGCCGGTGACGTGCTGACCATCGTCGACCTGCATGGCAATCAGGCGGTGGACACCCTGTTCTACGGAACCGACGATCGCACTGTGCGCTACAGCGCTCCGGTGACGATTGCCATGCAGGGCAACATCTTCCTGACGACCGGGTCGGTGCTGCGGGACAGCGACGGTGCGCCGATGCTGACGATCGTCGAGGACGAGGTCGGTAATCACGACACCCTCGGCGGCGCCTGCTCGCAGGAGTCCAACACACTGCGCTACGGGCACCACACCAAGCACCAGCACGCCTGCGTGGAGAACTTCATCGGCGAGGGTGCGCGCTGGGGGCTGACCAAGGCCGACATCGTCAGCAATATCAACTTTTTCATGAATGTGCCGGTGGATCCGGACGGTTCACTGGGCATCGTCGACGGCTTGTCCGCACCGGGCAAGAAACTGTCGCTGCGCGCCGAGATCGACACCCTGGTGCTGGTGTCGAACTGCCCGCAGATCAACAATCCCTGCAACGGATTCGATCCGACCGCTGTGCGGATGGTGGTGACGCGCCCGTGA
- a CDS encoding urea amidolyase associated protein UAAP1, with translation MTTATTAGARDHARAQAGTITDSMPVVPASNWPTPPPGVDPQRLTWAETVPGGRYTTKVLARGTRLRLRDLDGSACAHVLMWRADAPWERLNVADTVKVPWQAYLSAGHPVLSDQGRVLATVVSDTSHHHDALCGTTTLTGNGAKYGAGEAQSASPAGRELLALAALKNGLTRRDVAPSVSFFHGVRVESDGALVSTGSAGPDTAVELITHLPLIVAIANTAHPLDPAPVFDVGPVEVVAWSAVDDLTAIGDGLSARDPEYQRAYLNSEDVWSAR, from the coding sequence ATGACCACTGCGACCACTGCCGGTGCACGCGACCACGCGCGCGCCCAGGCCGGCACCATCACTGACTCGATGCCTGTTGTCCCGGCATCGAATTGGCCGACACCACCGCCGGGGGTGGATCCACAGCGGCTGACCTGGGCCGAGACGGTACCCGGTGGGCGCTACACCACCAAGGTGCTGGCCCGCGGCACCCGGCTGCGATTGCGTGACCTGGACGGCAGCGCGTGCGCCCATGTGTTGATGTGGCGTGCCGACGCCCCATGGGAACGGCTCAACGTCGCCGACACCGTGAAAGTGCCGTGGCAGGCCTACCTTTCGGCCGGGCATCCGGTACTCAGTGATCAGGGGCGAGTGCTGGCCACTGTCGTATCGGATACCTCACACCACCACGATGCGCTATGCGGTACCACCACGCTCACCGGCAACGGCGCGAAATACGGTGCCGGTGAGGCACAGTCGGCAAGCCCCGCCGGCCGCGAGCTCTTGGCGCTCGCCGCGCTGAAGAATGGTCTGACCCGCCGGGACGTCGCACCCAGTGTGTCGTTCTTCCATGGAGTGCGGGTGGAGTCCGACGGCGCACTGGTGTCGACCGGGTCTGCCGGCCCGGATACGGCGGTGGAACTGATCACGCATCTTCCGCTGATCGTGGCCATCGCCAACACCGCTCATCCGCTGGACCCGGCACCGGTGTTCGATGTCGGGCCGGTCGAGGTAGTGGCCTGGTCGGCAGTTGACGACCTCACGGCCATCGGGGACGGGCTCAGTGCCCGCGACCCGGAATACCAACGCGCTTACCTGAATTCCGAAGACGTCTGGAGTGCCCGATGA
- a CDS encoding amino acid permease — protein sequence MTSSATAPGRDVSDHTGDHHDLAEFGYDQQLHRRLGRFESFAAGFSFVSILTTIFQLFGLGFGFGGPAFFWTWPAVFLGQFFVALCFAELAARYPISGAIYQWSRRMGGEVIGWFGGWFMILAQIVTASAAAIALQVVLPTISARFQIIGDDPALTSPSGAANAVLLGTVLLVVTTTINCLGVKWMSRVNSAGVVCEIVGVIAVIGVFFTHAQRGPQVVFDTGSPGQQPGYMWAWIMSGLMAAYVMVGFGSAGELAEETRNPRRVAPRTIRLALSVSALGGGLMILGALMAAPSLTDGRLATEGLPYVLDTVLSSPWGTVLLVDVCIAITICTLAIQTAASRLMFSMARDNRLPGSAILSRVNGRTGTPIWPSVLIGVLCIGVLLVNVGNAAIFATLASVCIILIYLAYLMVTAPLLYRRLKGWPAERNQADSEGLPLFSLGRFGVVVNVLAVAYGALMIVNLGWPRAAIFNPTGDMPILQWAGPLSIAVTVLLGVACFPRGKTHPKPVTIGA from the coding sequence ATGACCAGTAGCGCAACAGCGCCAGGACGCGACGTGTCCGACCACACCGGCGACCATCACGACCTGGCCGAATTCGGTTACGACCAGCAGCTGCACCGCAGGCTCGGGCGGTTCGAGTCGTTCGCGGCGGGCTTCTCGTTCGTGTCGATCCTGACGACGATCTTCCAGTTGTTCGGGTTGGGCTTCGGATTCGGCGGCCCGGCGTTCTTCTGGACTTGGCCCGCGGTATTCCTCGGGCAGTTCTTCGTCGCGCTGTGTTTCGCCGAACTGGCGGCGCGCTATCCGATTTCGGGTGCCATCTACCAATGGTCGCGACGCATGGGCGGCGAGGTGATCGGGTGGTTCGGCGGCTGGTTCATGATTCTCGCCCAGATCGTCACCGCCTCGGCCGCCGCCATCGCACTGCAGGTCGTACTGCCCACAATCTCGGCGCGGTTCCAGATCATCGGTGACGACCCGGCTTTGACCTCGCCGAGCGGGGCGGCCAACGCCGTGCTGCTGGGCACGGTCTTGCTTGTGGTCACGACGACGATCAACTGCCTTGGCGTCAAATGGATGTCGCGGGTCAACAGCGCGGGTGTCGTGTGCGAGATCGTGGGTGTCATCGCGGTCATCGGGGTGTTCTTTACCCACGCCCAGCGTGGCCCCCAGGTGGTGTTCGACACGGGCAGCCCTGGCCAACAGCCCGGTTACATGTGGGCGTGGATCATGTCCGGCCTGATGGCCGCCTACGTGATGGTGGGATTCGGCTCGGCCGGCGAACTGGCCGAGGAGACCCGTAATCCGCGCCGGGTGGCGCCGCGCACCATCCGGTTGGCGTTGTCGGTGTCGGCGCTCGGCGGCGGCCTGATGATCTTGGGAGCGCTGATGGCTGCGCCCAGCCTCACCGACGGGCGATTGGCCACCGAGGGGTTGCCCTATGTGCTCGACACCGTGCTGTCCTCGCCGTGGGGAACGGTCCTGCTGGTCGACGTGTGTATCGCGATCACCATCTGCACACTGGCCATTCAGACCGCGGCGTCGCGGCTGATGTTCTCGATGGCGCGCGACAACCGCCTGCCCGGTTCGGCGATCCTGTCCCGGGTCAACGGCCGTACCGGGACGCCCATCTGGCCCTCGGTGCTCATCGGCGTGCTGTGCATCGGGGTCCTGCTGGTCAACGTCGGCAACGCGGCCATTTTCGCGACCTTGGCCAGCGTGTGCATCATTCTGATCTACCTCGCATACCTGATGGTCACCGCGCCACTGTTGTACCGCAGGCTCAAGGGCTGGCCCGCCGAGCGCAATCAGGCTGATTCCGAAGGCCTTCCGCTGTTCTCGCTGGGCCGGTTCGGTGTGGTCGTCAACGTTCTCGCGGTGGCCTATGGCGCCCTGATGATCGTCAACCTGGGTTGGCCGCGAGCCGCGATCTTCAACCCGACCGGCGACATGCCGATCCTGCAATGGGCCGGCCCGCTGAGCATCGCCGTCACCGTGCTGCTCGGCGTGGCCTGCTTCCCCCGCGGGAAGACGCATCCCAAACCCGTCACGATTGGAGCCTGA
- a CDS encoding putative nucleotidyltransferase substrate binding domain-containing protein, whose translation MSDDPLEPARRRMAAAASEQDLLSGAGHAHEAVAEFIAARAGAARVADSWSSLVRTALSAAARLVGTEGGVWYASGSVGRGDALPGSDLETLFVRADDTMPEAALSHAARVHELLGACGFRGDDNGAVAARARFNRTAREWADAISYWAADPAADRGVVMIGLLADASPITAGPDLRGQAGTAARAQPAALAAMLQDATYVRAHVPSRLRLLTTADDGVDIKLAAVDPVVRISRWAALSCGSDVLSTRARLRDGAGSTYLDSLDARELDKCHAIGSSIRWRVRAARWGAAQSGNHRGEFEDRVDLSVLSPQDRTALRSIGRELNGIRRKLDYLASTSAFSTW comes from the coding sequence ATGTCCGATGACCCGCTGGAGCCGGCACGCCGCCGCATGGCTGCTGCGGCCAGCGAGCAGGACCTGCTCAGCGGGGCCGGCCACGCGCACGAAGCCGTCGCCGAATTCATCGCCGCGAGAGCCGGCGCTGCCAGGGTGGCAGACAGCTGGTCGTCGCTGGTCCGAACAGCTCTGAGCGCTGCGGCACGGCTGGTGGGTACGGAGGGCGGTGTCTGGTACGCCTCGGGCAGCGTCGGACGCGGCGACGCGCTACCCGGCTCTGATCTCGAAACGTTGTTCGTCCGGGCGGATGACACCATGCCCGAGGCTGCCCTGTCCCATGCGGCACGAGTTCACGAACTGCTCGGCGCCTGCGGCTTCCGCGGCGACGACAACGGCGCGGTCGCCGCGCGGGCGCGGTTCAACCGCACGGCCCGCGAGTGGGCCGACGCGATCAGCTACTGGGCCGCGGACCCCGCCGCCGACCGCGGAGTGGTGATGATCGGCCTGCTGGCCGATGCGTCACCGATCACCGCCGGTCCCGACCTCCGTGGTCAGGCCGGGACGGCGGCGCGCGCGCAGCCGGCGGCGTTGGCCGCAATGTTGCAGGACGCGACCTATGTCCGCGCGCATGTGCCGTCGCGGCTGCGACTCCTCACCACCGCCGACGACGGTGTCGACATCAAGCTCGCCGCGGTGGACCCCGTCGTGCGCATCTCCCGATGGGCGGCGCTCAGTTGCGGCTCAGATGTCCTGAGCACCCGCGCTCGTCTGCGGGACGGGGCAGGCAGCACCTATCTCGACAGTCTCGACGCGAGGGAACTCGACAAGTGCCATGCCATCGGGTCCAGCATCCGCTGGCGGGTACGGGCGGCCCGATGGGGTGCAGCCCAATCCGGAAACCACCGCGGCGAGTTCGAAGATCGGGTCGACCTGTCAGTACTGTCGCCCCAAGACCGCACCGCGCTGCGCAGCATCGGCCGAGAACTCAACGGAATTCGCCGCAAACTGGATTACCTGGCGTCGACGTCGGCGTTCTCCACGTGGTGA
- a CDS encoding nucleotidyltransferase domain-containing protein: MTNSAPHDALPPDGQMPSDEELDRLWAPWTPSEVTERLAHVRAPWCVAGGWAIDLYLGGTPRLHADIEIAVPRQAFPEIVHALPGFQWDVAGAGRLWPYAVAGKHPDLHQTWCRDPASGRYHLDVFREPHTRGRWVCRRDPSITLPYDEVIGHRDGMPYLVPEVALLFKARRTDARDHDDFARAAPQLTDTARNRLAGWITRLYPDHVWLGQLADAP, encoded by the coding sequence ATGACGAATTCCGCACCGCACGATGCACTTCCACCCGACGGCCAGATGCCCTCTGACGAGGAGCTCGACCGGCTGTGGGCGCCATGGACCCCGAGCGAGGTGACCGAGCGCCTCGCACACGTTCGCGCTCCGTGGTGTGTGGCCGGTGGCTGGGCGATCGACCTCTACCTCGGCGGTACACCGCGGCTCCATGCCGACATCGAGATCGCCGTTCCCCGCCAGGCTTTTCCGGAGATCGTCCATGCGTTGCCAGGCTTCCAGTGGGATGTCGCCGGAGCCGGGCGACTCTGGCCGTACGCCGTCGCGGGCAAGCATCCCGACCTTCATCAGACCTGGTGCCGTGATCCCGCCAGCGGCCGCTATCACCTGGACGTGTTCCGCGAGCCGCACACCCGCGGCCGGTGGGTGTGCCGCCGCGACCCGTCCATCACGCTGCCCTACGACGAGGTGATCGGTCACCGCGACGGTATGCCGTATCTCGTACCCGAGGTGGCTCTGCTGTTCAAGGCGCGCCGCACCGACGCCAGGGATCACGACGACTTCGCCCGTGCCGCACCGCAGCTGACCGACACCGCCAGAAACCGCCTCGCCGGTTGGATCACCCGGCTCTATCCCGATCATGTCTGGCTGGGGCAACTCGCTGACGCACCCTGA
- a CDS encoding NAD-dependent succinate-semialdehyde dehydrogenase — protein sequence MTSTDIRTIITTNPATGEPLAHYPAHDDAAIEEAVDHVHETGLKWQGVAVPERARLLGTVADVLAHRREELAAQITLEMGKPITEATAEVDKCIWQCRQYAQDGASYLQPEDLDVSAQSCRTVYEPLGVVLAVMPWNFPLWQVFRFAIPALLAGNTVLLKHAANVTGSALAIESVLRAAQLPAGVLRTLVVEESQVPTVVARLIADRRIAAVTLTGSTRAGAYVASAAGLALKKSVLELGGSDPFVVLADADVDTAAVHAAKSRFMCAGQTCIAAKRLIIHRDIADQFERKFVAAVNALTVGDPLDPSTTVGPLARPDILDQVQRQVEQSVSRGATVLTGGHRLDRPGNFYAPTVITDVTDDMPVVSEETFGPVAALIRVDDDDQAIQVANSTEYGLAASVWSRDVNRARTVGERIESGVLFINSMVTSDPRVPFGGTKRSGYGRELGAAGVREFTNLRTIWVK from the coding sequence GTGACCAGTACTGACATCCGAACGATCATCACCACCAACCCGGCCACCGGCGAGCCCTTGGCGCACTACCCTGCACACGATGACGCCGCAATCGAAGAGGCAGTCGACCACGTCCACGAGACGGGCCTGAAATGGCAAGGCGTAGCTGTTCCCGAACGCGCCCGGCTACTGGGCACCGTCGCTGACGTCCTGGCGCATCGCCGCGAGGAGCTGGCTGCCCAAATCACGCTCGAAATGGGCAAACCCATAACGGAAGCGACCGCCGAAGTCGACAAATGCATCTGGCAGTGTCGGCAGTATGCACAGGACGGCGCAAGCTACCTGCAGCCGGAGGACCTCGATGTGTCAGCGCAGTCCTGCCGCACTGTGTACGAGCCGCTGGGCGTCGTTCTCGCTGTGATGCCGTGGAATTTCCCGCTATGGCAGGTCTTCCGGTTCGCCATCCCGGCCCTGCTCGCCGGAAACACCGTGCTGCTCAAGCACGCCGCCAACGTCACCGGCAGCGCTCTGGCGATCGAGTCGGTACTGCGGGCCGCCCAACTGCCGGCCGGGGTGTTGCGCACTTTGGTCGTCGAGGAATCCCAGGTACCCACCGTCGTCGCCCGGCTCATCGCGGACCGCCGTATCGCGGCGGTCACCCTCACCGGGTCGACGCGTGCAGGCGCCTACGTAGCCTCGGCCGCCGGCCTCGCTCTGAAGAAGAGCGTCCTCGAACTAGGCGGTTCCGACCCCTTCGTAGTACTGGCAGACGCCGACGTCGATACCGCGGCTGTGCACGCCGCGAAATCGCGATTTATGTGCGCAGGCCAGACCTGCATCGCAGCCAAACGTCTCATCATTCATCGCGATATTGCCGATCAGTTCGAAAGGAAGTTCGTCGCTGCGGTCAACGCACTCACTGTCGGCGATCCGCTGGATCCCAGCACCACCGTCGGTCCGCTGGCCCGGCCGGACATCCTCGATCAGGTGCAGCGGCAGGTCGAGCAGTCGGTAAGTCGGGGAGCCACAGTACTGACCGGCGGCCACCGGCTCGATCGCCCGGGAAACTTCTACGCGCCCACCGTGATCACCGATGTCACCGACGATATGCCGGTGGTATCGGAAGAGACATTCGGACCCGTCGCGGCTTTGATCCGGGTGGATGACGACGATCAGGCGATCCAGGTGGCCAATTCCACCGAATACGGCTTGGCGGCAAGCGTTTGGTCTCGCGACGTGAACCGTGCGCGCACGGTTGGCGAGCGCATCGAATCTGGAGTGCTGTTCATCAACTCCATGGTGACCTCGGACCCGCGAGTGCCGTTCGGAGGTACCAAACGCAGCGGGTACGGCCGCGAACTCGGCGCTGCGGGCGTGCGCGAATTCACCAACCTCCGCACGATCTGGGTCAAATGA